A genomic window from Martelella lutilitoris includes:
- a CDS encoding 5'-methylthioadenosine/S-adenosylhomocysteine nucleosidase (Enables the cleavage of the glycosidic bond in both 5'-methylthioadenosine and S-adenosylhomocysteine): MLDRVAGKDVLFVMAAEAEYGERLKARISPLMAGVGPVEAAISLTKALTISAAAGRLPALVVSLGSAGSATLEQTEIYQAASVSFRDMDASPLGFEKGRTPFLDIPAEVPLPFTIPGLPSARLSTGANIVSGAAYEAIDAEMVDMETFALLRACQVFGVPLVGLRGISDGREEPKHVDDWTQYLHIIDEKLSHAVDRLESAIETGAIPL; the protein is encoded by the coding sequence ATGCTCGATCGGGTTGCCGGAAAGGACGTTCTCTTCGTGATGGCGGCCGAGGCCGAATATGGCGAAAGGCTGAAGGCGCGGATTTCGCCGCTGATGGCGGGCGTTGGCCCGGTCGAGGCCGCGATTTCGCTGACCAAGGCGCTCACCATCTCTGCCGCGGCCGGCAGGCTGCCGGCGCTCGTCGTGTCGCTCGGTTCGGCCGGTTCGGCCACGCTGGAGCAGACGGAGATCTATCAGGCCGCCTCGGTCTCCTTTCGCGACATGGATGCCTCGCCGCTCGGTTTCGAGAAAGGCCGGACGCCGTTTCTGGATATCCCGGCCGAAGTTCCGCTGCCGTTCACCATCCCCGGCCTGCCGTCCGCGCGCCTCTCGACGGGCGCCAATATCGTCTCGGGCGCGGCCTATGAGGCAATCGACGCCGAGATGGTGGACATGGAGACGTTCGCGCTGCTGCGCGCCTGTCAGGTCTTTGGCGTGCCGCTGGTCGGCCTCAGAGGCATTTCCGATGGCCGGGAAGAGCCCAAACACGTCGATGACTGGACGCAATATCTCCATATCATCGATGAAAAACTCAGCCATGCCGTCGATCGGCTGGAAAGCGCCATTGAAACGGGCGCGATTCCCCTCTAA
- the guaA gene encoding glutamine-hydrolyzing GMP synthase — MTADISHPDSVLIIDFGSQVTQLIARRVRETGVFCEIVPFQKAEEGFERLKPKGVIFSGGPDSVTRDGSPRAPQAVFDSGVPILAICYGQQTMCVQLGGTVEGGHAAEFGRADVEILKASPLFEGIWDVGKKYPVWMSHGDRVTRAPEGFEVIGVSPHAPFAICVNEEKRYYTTMFHPEVVHTPDGGRLLSNFVHKIVGLKSDWSMAAYRAEMVQKIRDQVGDKRVICALSGGVDSSVAALLIHEAVGDQLTCILVDHGLMRKNEANEVVAMFREHYNLHLIHVDAVDRFVGELEGVADPETKRKIIGRLFIETFEDEAKKLGGADFLGQGTLYPDVIESVSFSGGPSVTIKSHHNVGGLPERMNMQLVEPLRELFKDEVRVLGKELGLPDSFIGRHPFPGPGLAIRCPGGVTKEKLDILREADAIYLDEIRKNGLYDVIWQAFAVLLPVQTVGVMGDGRTYEYVCALRAVTSVDGMTADFYHYDMNFLGKAATRIINEVRGINRVVYDVTSKPPGTIEWE, encoded by the coding sequence ATGACCGCAGACATCTCCCATCCCGATTCCGTCCTGATCATCGATTTCGGCAGCCAGGTCACGCAGTTGATCGCGCGTCGCGTGCGCGAGACCGGCGTGTTCTGCGAGATCGTGCCGTTCCAGAAGGCCGAGGAGGGGTTCGAGCGGCTGAAGCCGAAGGGCGTGATCTTCTCCGGTGGGCCGGATTCCGTCACGCGGGACGGCTCTCCGCGCGCGCCGCAGGCGGTGTTCGACAGCGGCGTGCCGATCCTCGCCATCTGCTACGGCCAGCAGACCATGTGCGTGCAGCTCGGCGGAACCGTGGAAGGCGGCCACGCCGCGGAATTCGGCCGCGCCGATGTCGAGATCCTGAAGGCCTCGCCGCTGTTCGAGGGCATCTGGGATGTCGGCAAGAAATATCCGGTATGGATGAGCCACGGCGACCGCGTCACCCGCGCGCCGGAAGGGTTCGAGGTGATCGGCGTCTCGCCGCACGCGCCCTTTGCCATCTGCGTCAACGAGGAGAAGCGCTACTACACCACCATGTTCCACCCGGAAGTGGTGCACACGCCCGACGGCGGCCGGCTGCTTTCCAATTTCGTGCACAAGATCGTCGGCCTGAAATCCGACTGGTCGATGGCGGCCTACCGCGCCGAAATGGTGCAGAAGATCCGCGATCAGGTCGGCGACAAACGCGTGATCTGCGCGCTGTCCGGCGGCGTCGACTCATCCGTTGCCGCACTCCTGATCCACGAGGCGGTCGGCGACCAGCTCACCTGCATCCTCGTTGACCACGGGCTGATGCGCAAAAACGAGGCCAATGAAGTGGTCGCGATGTTCCGCGAGCACTACAATCTGCACCTCATTCATGTCGATGCGGTCGACCGTTTCGTTGGCGAGCTTGAGGGCGTTGCCGATCCGGAAACCAAGCGCAAGATCATCGGTCGCCTGTTCATCGAAACCTTCGAGGACGAGGCGAAAAAGCTCGGCGGCGCCGATTTCCTCGGCCAGGGCACGCTCTATCCCGATGTGATCGAAAGCGTGTCCTTCTCGGGCGGCCCCTCGGTCACCATCAAGTCGCACCACAATGTCGGCGGCCTGCCCGAGCGCATGAACATGCAGCTTGTCGAACCCTTGCGCGAACTGTTCAAGGATGAGGTCCGCGTGCTCGGCAAGGAGCTCGGCCTGCCCGACAGCTTCATCGGCCGTCACCCTTTCCCGGGACCCGGCCTTGCGATCCGCTGCCCCGGCGGCGTGACGAAGGAAAAGCTCGACATCCTGCGCGAGGCCGACGCGATCTATCTCGACGAAATCCGCAAAAACGGCCTCTACGACGTCATCTGGCAGGCCTTCGCCGTGCTTCTGCCGGTGCAGACCGTCGGCGTGATGGGCGATGGCCGCACCTATGAATATGTCTGTGCACTGCGCGCCGTGACCTCGGTCGATGGCATGACGGCGGATTTCTACCATTATGACATGAACTTCCTCGGCAAGGCTGCGACCCGCATCATCAACGAAGTCCGCGGCATCAACCGCGTCGTCTACGACGTGACCTCGAAGCCGCCGGGGACCATCGAGTGGGAATGA
- a CDS encoding helix-turn-helix transcriptional regulator has protein sequence MNTPNFRRTIRRQQLREMVPLADSTIYEMEQRGEFPRRFALSPRCVVWDLAEVEAWLMARRAAPIRRAQHPDVTRRKTRPVKGQDQAPSRA, from the coding sequence ATGAACACTCCAAATTTTCGTCGAACGATTCGGCGCCAGCAGCTACGTGAAATGGTCCCTTTGGCTGACAGCACCATTTATGAAATGGAGCAGCGTGGCGAGTTTCCCCGCCGGTTTGCGCTCTCTCCGCGTTGCGTCGTTTGGGACTTGGCTGAAGTCGAAGCTTGGCTGATGGCAAGGCGGGCGGCACCGATCCGGCGCGCCCAACACCCCGATGTCACCAGGCGTAAAACCCGCCCCGTCAAAGGGCAGGATCAAGCTCCATCAAGGGCATAG
- a CDS encoding DUF1513 domain-containing protein, whose product MRSPLLDRRSFVKAAGAAFLAGLAPASAFALSRADAVYATGIRRPDRSFALALMSEAGDFIAEIELPDRIHGLAASPATGEVAAFARRPGTFILVFSPDGSGGQFLINSVADRHFYGHGAFSPDGRFLYASENDFENRCGVIGIYDRRDGYLRIGEYPTYGIGPHDLAVSPDGRFLVAANGGIETHPDFGRTKLNLDHMEPSLALIDAASGTLVEKHALPADLRQLSTRHLAIGEKGRVWFACQYEGPRNALPPLVGRFSPGEALTFAELPDDITIGLGNYVGAIAYNPRDGLIGLSSPKGKGMVASVDEATGQMRSSRVLADAAGIAAADHGFAVGTYGGSFKGRHHDVAFDQHIQRLNE is encoded by the coding sequence ATGCGCTCGCCGCTCCTTGACCGTCGAAGTTTCGTCAAGGCGGCGGGTGCCGCCTTTCTGGCGGGTCTCGCACCGGCCTCCGCCTTCGCTCTGTCGCGCGCCGACGCGGTCTATGCCACCGGCATCCGCAGGCCCGACCGCAGTTTCGCGCTGGCGCTGATGAGCGAGGCGGGTGATTTCATCGCCGAGATCGAACTGCCCGACCGCATCCACGGTCTCGCCGCGTCGCCCGCAACGGGTGAGGTCGCGGCCTTCGCCCGCCGGCCCGGCACCTTCATCCTGGTGTTTTCACCGGATGGCAGCGGCGGGCAGTTCCTCATCAATTCCGTTGCCGACCGGCATTTCTACGGCCACGGGGCGTTTTCGCCGGATGGCCGGTTTCTCTATGCCAGCGAGAATGATTTCGAAAACCGTTGCGGCGTGATCGGCATCTATGATCGCCGCGATGGCTATCTCAGGATCGGCGAATATCCGACCTATGGCATCGGCCCGCATGATCTGGCGGTCTCGCCGGACGGGCGCTTTCTGGTGGCGGCCAATGGCGGCATCGAGACCCATCCGGATTTCGGCCGCACCAAGCTCAATCTCGACCATATGGAGCCGTCGCTGGCCCTGATCGATGCGGCGTCCGGCACGCTTGTCGAAAAACATGCGCTGCCGGCCGATCTTCGCCAGCTTTCGACACGGCATCTGGCAATCGGCGAAAAGGGACGCGTGTGGTTCGCCTGCCAGTATGAAGGCCCGCGCAATGCGCTGCCGCCGCTCGTCGGCCGATTTTCCCCCGGCGAGGCGCTCACCTTTGCCGAACTGCCGGACGATATCACCATCGGGCTTGGCAATTATGTCGGCGCCATCGCCTATAATCCGCGCGACGGGCTGATCGGCCTTTCCTCTCCGAAGGGCAAGGGGATGGTGGCAAGCGTTGACGAGGCGACCGGTCAGATGCGCTCTTCGCGCGTTCTTGCCGATGCGGCGGGCATTGCGGCGGCAGACCATGGCTTTGCCGTCGGCACCTATGGCGGGTCGTTCAAGGGCCGCCATCATGATGTCGCTTTCGATCAGCATATCCAGCGCCTGAATGAATAG
- a CDS encoding MFS transporter has protein sequence MVTTSEKTSESSNQHRPFLAILALAVFFVGASEFMLSAMLGPLAEAFRTSPARASWLISGYAFTYAVAAPILGYLSDRIDRVRFLLFALLAFAIDGIGIAFSPTIEIAMVLRVFGGLASAVIIPTAFALVSEIVPRERQAGAMGLVMLGMTFGIALGPALAGVLTEWVGWRLPFLTSASGCVLAFIIGSRTTPGNYSPSFARTAVHFHWMKKWNVMRPLIAKGAWNGTGVAAFLLSGEMLKQRYNLNTAEIGVTVTAFGFGLGIGNLSAGWIRRMCGREEISLIAITALLALSIAAFTTMALPFIGAVTCLVLWGFALGAGAPSSTTILAERSGHSKGMVLAFAETLNNVTIFAVLPAAIRSIDRGDNISLILVLGTGLVVGIILTLIDGFLSRPVSAEQSKPLDLSGTN, from the coding sequence ATGGTAACGACATCAGAAAAGACGTCGGAAAGCTCCAACCAGCATAGACCCTTTCTCGCTATCCTAGCCTTGGCGGTTTTTTTCGTCGGCGCAAGCGAGTTCATGCTTTCGGCGATGCTTGGACCGCTAGCTGAGGCATTCCGCACGTCTCCGGCTCGCGCCTCGTGGCTAATCTCCGGCTACGCCTTCACTTACGCTGTGGCGGCTCCTATTCTGGGATATCTTTCAGACCGTATCGACCGTGTTCGTTTCCTACTCTTTGCTCTTCTGGCCTTTGCTATCGATGGAATAGGAATTGCATTTTCGCCGACTATCGAAATTGCAATGGTTCTTAGAGTCTTCGGTGGGCTAGCGTCTGCTGTAATCATTCCAACGGCGTTCGCCCTGGTTTCCGAAATCGTCCCCAGGGAAAGGCAGGCTGGTGCGATGGGACTCGTCATGCTTGGAATGACGTTCGGCATTGCGCTGGGTCCAGCCCTCGCAGGCGTGCTCACCGAATGGGTTGGTTGGCGACTGCCTTTTCTAACGAGCGCAAGCGGATGCGTGTTGGCGTTCATTATCGGCTCCAGAACGACCCCCGGTAATTATTCACCCTCATTCGCCAGAACTGCAGTGCATTTTCATTGGATGAAGAAATGGAATGTAATGCGACCGCTGATAGCCAAGGGCGCCTGGAATGGGACAGGCGTGGCCGCTTTCCTACTCTCGGGGGAGATGCTCAAGCAACGCTACAACTTGAACACGGCCGAAATTGGCGTCACGGTTACCGCGTTTGGTTTCGGTTTGGGCATCGGAAATCTTTCTGCGGGCTGGATACGCCGCATGTGCGGCAGAGAAGAAATATCACTCATCGCGATAACTGCATTACTTGCGCTGTCGATCGCAGCCTTCACCACAATGGCTCTCCCTTTCATCGGGGCCGTAACTTGCCTAGTCCTATGGGGATTTGCACTCGGCGCCGGCGCGCCAAGCAGCACAACGATATTGGCAGAGCGATCTGGGCATAGCAAAGGCATGGTACTTGCTTTTGCTGAAACGCTAAATAACGTGACAATTTTTGCAGTCCTCCCCGCAGCAATACGTTCAATCGATCGCGGCGACAATATTTCCCTCATATTGGTGTTGGGTACGGGGCTTGTTGTTGGAATAATTCTGACGTTGATTGATGGCTTCCTTTCGCGACCGGTCTCTGCCGAGCAATCAAAGCCTCTCGACCTTTCGGGAACGAATTGA
- a CDS encoding di-heme oxidoredictase family protein yields the protein MTIRYSRTLPLAALAALFGFAALAQDWPLPETRDDLDAKDKARVEKVTEPTDDFSKAERFETMQGGAATTKATVNRDVFSKSSANITFAEEETFKLGNALFRKFWVSSPSSTQASDGLGPLFNARSCQSCHLKDGRGHPPEGDSDATSMFLRLARPARTPEEQARIDSYETINFPDEVYGGQFQDFAVPGLSAEGHMKIDYSEKPVTLGDGTVVSLREPTYSVTDLAYGPMGEDTTLSPRIANQMIGMGLIQAIHPADILSQADPDDADGDGISGRPAIVSDHRTGEVKLGRFGWKAQNASVRDQSSGAFSGDIGISSPDAPNHWGDCSETEADCLAMPHGAQARLGDSEAPDPVMELVTFYSENLAVPARRDVDDPEVLRGKQVFYEAGCTACHTPKYVTSRDAENAAHRFQLIWPYSDFLLHDMGEGLADHQQVGVADGYEWRTAPLWGTGLTEVVSGHSFFLHDGRARDRTEAILWHGGEAQDARDNFANASKEDRDALITFLESL from the coding sequence ATGACGATACGGTATTCGAGAACTCTTCCTCTGGCGGCGCTTGCCGCCTTGTTCGGTTTTGCGGCACTGGCCCAGGACTGGCCGCTGCCTGAAACGCGCGATGATCTCGATGCCAAGGACAAGGCCCGTGTGGAAAAGGTCACCGAGCCGACCGATGACTTCTCCAAGGCCGAACGCTTCGAGACCATGCAGGGCGGGGCGGCGACCACCAAAGCCACAGTCAACCGCGATGTGTTTTCCAAATCCTCCGCCAATATCACCTTCGCCGAGGAAGAGACCTTCAAGCTCGGCAATGCGCTGTTCCGCAAGTTCTGGGTTTCCTCGCCGTCTTCGACGCAGGCCTCCGACGGGCTCGGCCCGCTGTTCAACGCGCGCTCCTGCCAGAGCTGCCATTTGAAGGACGGGCGCGGCCATCCGCCGGAAGGCGACAGCGATGCCACCTCGATGTTCCTGCGCCTCGCGCGGCCCGCCCGCACGCCGGAGGAGCAGGCGCGCATCGATAGTTACGAGACCATCAATTTTCCTGACGAAGTCTATGGCGGCCAGTTCCAGGATTTCGCCGTGCCGGGCCTTTCCGCCGAAGGTCATATGAAGATCGATTATTCGGAAAAGCCGGTGACGCTCGGCGACGGCACGGTCGTTTCGCTCCGCGAGCCGACCTATAGCGTGACCGATCTGGCCTATGGCCCGATGGGCGAGGACACGACGCTTTCGCCGCGCATTGCCAACCAGATGATCGGCATGGGGCTGATCCAGGCGATCCATCCGGCGGATATCCTGTCTCAGGCCGATCCCGATGACGCGGACGGCGACGGCATTTCCGGTCGTCCGGCGATCGTCAGCGATCACAGGACCGGCGAGGTCAAGCTCGGCCGCTTCGGCTGGAAGGCGCAGAATGCCAGCGTGCGCGACCAGTCCTCCGGCGCCTTTTCCGGCGATATCGGCATTTCCTCGCCGGACGCGCCGAACCATTGGGGCGATTGCTCCGAGACGGAGGCCGACTGCCTGGCAATGCCGCACGGCGCCCAGGCGCGGCTTGGCGACAGCGAGGCGCCCGATCCGGTGATGGAACTCGTTACTTTCTATTCCGAAAACCTCGCCGTGCCCGCCCGCCGCGATGTCGACGATCCCGAGGTTCTGCGCGGCAAGCAGGTGTTCTACGAGGCCGGCTGCACCGCCTGCCATACGCCGAAATACGTCACCAGCCGCGATGCGGAAAACGCGGCCCATCGCTTCCAGCTGATCTGGCCCTATTCCGATTTCCTGCTGCATGACATGGGCGAGGGGCTTGCCGATCACCAGCAGGTGGGTGTCGCCGATGGCTATGAATGGCGCACCGCACCGCTCTGGGGCACGGGGCTGACGGAGGTTGTCAGCGGCCACTCCTTCTTCCTGCATGACGGCCGGGCGCGCGACCGCACCGAGGCGATCCTGTGGCATGGCGGCGAGGCGCAGGATGCGCGCGACAATTTCGCCAATGCCTCGAAAGAGGACCGAGACGCACTGATCACATTCCTGGAATCGCTTTGA
- a CDS encoding TspO/MBR family protein, producing MKNILIHAVFIVGVVIAGFIVGIVNVPGEWYQSLAKPPFNPPNWVFAPAWSLLYVLIGWAGARLFIARPQTSGALTLWSALLVLNLAWSPLFFGMEMPAAALVVVVALLAGILLFIARTWGKDRPSAVLFVPYAAWVAFATLLNASIVYLN from the coding sequence ATGAAAAACATTCTTATCCATGCCGTCTTCATCGTCGGTGTCGTCATTGCGGGTTTCATTGTCGGTATCGTCAATGTGCCGGGCGAATGGTACCAGTCGCTCGCCAAGCCGCCCTTCAATCCGCCGAACTGGGTCTTCGCGCCCGCCTGGAGCCTGCTCTATGTGCTGATCGGCTGGGCCGGCGCGCGGCTTTTCATCGCCCGGCCGCAAACCTCCGGCGCGCTGACGCTCTGGTCGGCGCTTCTGGTGTTGAACCTTGCCTGGTCGCCGCTCTTCTTCGGCATGGAAATGCCGGCCGCGGCGCTCGTGGTCGTGGTCGCGCTCCTTGCCGGCATCCTTCTGTTCATCGCCCGCACCTGGGGCAAGGACCGGCCTTCGGCCGTGCTCTTCGTGCCCTATGCGGCCTGGGTCGCCTTCGCCACGCTGCTCAACGCCTCGATCGTTTACCTCAATTGA
- a CDS encoding PaaI family thioesterase — protein sequence MANFEHGDFHARIMNSFASQGAMEMLGAELTRISHGVVEIELPFDQKLTQQHGILHAGVIATGLETACTYAAYTMVDTDASLLTIEFKVNLLSPGRAGRFLFRGEVTKPGTNIIVTDGRGYAIGEDGPAKLIASMSGTCMVVRDREGFQG from the coding sequence ATGGCGAATTTCGAGCACGGCGATTTTCACGCCCGGATCATGAACAGTTTTGCAAGCCAGGGCGCGATGGAGATGCTCGGGGCGGAGCTGACCCGCATCAGCCACGGCGTGGTGGAAATCGAGCTGCCGTTCGATCAGAAACTGACGCAGCAGCACGGCATTCTCCATGCGGGCGTGATCGCGACGGGGCTCGAGACCGCCTGCACCTATGCCGCCTATACGATGGTCGACACCGATGCCTCGCTGCTCACCATCGAGTTCAAGGTCAACCTCCTGTCGCCGGGGCGCGCCGGGCGGTTCCTGTTTCGCGGCGAGGTGACGAAGCCCGGCACAAACATCATCGTCACCGACGGGCGCGGTTATGCGATCGGCGAGGACGGTCCGGCGAAGCTGATCGCCTCCATGTCCGGCACATGCATGGTCGTGCGCGACCGGGAAGGGTTCCAGGGGTAG
- a CDS encoding imelysin family protein, with amino-acid sequence MRHLAGTAFAVLLALPLGTGSARAMNEDAVPMVLEKAVDGFIRPGYHAFEEASGAMASAMGAFCATPDEATYGEAEAAFDELVSAWSHIEIVRTGPVIDDHRFERILFYPDRKSIGLKQVQAAIIEEDETATGPDYLPEKSVAMQGLLALEFVLFGTQYETMFDAPESYRCRYGAAIAENIDTIAGELAEEWDAPDGVAAHWKKPGPDNPLFRTNDEALTALLGVLVHGMETVRDYRIEYFYRGEEGPNIPTRAIYWRSENTWPSILANLEGLQALLNESEMVDLLDEDVRSIVSSINFLFSSVEGVVGNMNPDIEVVLSDSDQRAKLDYLLINTKDLILRLNDRYGGAIGLGAGFSFSDGD; translated from the coding sequence GTGAGACATCTTGCCGGAACCGCCTTCGCCGTCCTTCTTGCCTTGCCGCTGGGAACCGGCAGTGCGCGGGCCATGAACGAGGACGCCGTGCCGATGGTATTGGAAAAGGCCGTCGACGGTTTTATCCGTCCCGGCTATCACGCCTTCGAAGAAGCCTCCGGCGCCATGGCCTCGGCAATGGGCGCCTTCTGCGCCACGCCGGACGAGGCGACCTATGGGGAGGCTGAGGCGGCTTTTGACGAACTGGTCAGCGCATGGTCGCATATCGAGATCGTGCGCACCGGCCCGGTTATCGACGACCACCGGTTCGAGCGTATTCTCTTCTACCCCGACCGCAAGAGCATCGGGCTCAAGCAAGTCCAGGCGGCCATCATCGAAGAGGATGAAACCGCCACCGGTCCCGATTACCTGCCGGAAAAGAGCGTCGCCATGCAGGGATTGCTGGCGCTCGAATTCGTGCTGTTCGGCACGCAATACGAGACGATGTTCGATGCGCCGGAGAGCTATCGCTGCCGCTATGGCGCTGCGATTGCGGAGAACATCGACACGATTGCCGGCGAACTGGCGGAAGAGTGGGATGCGCCCGATGGGGTCGCTGCCCACTGGAAGAAACCGGGGCCTGACAACCCGCTGTTCCGCACGAATGACGAGGCGCTGACGGCGCTGCTCGGCGTGCTGGTGCACGGCATGGAAACCGTGCGCGACTATCGGATCGAGTATTTCTATCGCGGCGAGGAGGGCCCGAATATTCCCACCCGCGCGATCTACTGGCGCTCGGAAAACACCTGGCCGTCGATTCTCGCCAACCTGGAGGGACTGCAGGCGCTCCTGAACGAATCGGAGATGGTTGATCTGCTCGATGAAGACGTGCGCTCCATCGTCTCTTCCATCAACTTCCTGTTCTCCTCGGTCGAGGGCGTGGTCGGCAACATGAACCCGGATATCGAGGTCGTGCTGTCGGATTCCGACCAGCGTGCCAAGCTCGATTACCTGCTGATCAACACCAAGGACCTGATCCTGAGGCTCAACGACCGCTATGGCGGCGCGATCGGACTTGGCGCGGGCTTTTCCTTCTCCGACGGGGATTGA
- a CDS encoding GntR family transcriptional regulator produces MTKETDETISDRIARILADRIISGAIRPGARLRQDHVAAEFGASHVPVREAFRALQKQGLAESEPWRGFRVTEFDIAELREVAEMRASLESLALRHAAPNLTRAILDEAEEVTRHGDRAGNVRDWEAANRRFHYLILTPCHMPRLLRTIDDLQAASARFLFAAWRSDWEARTDHDHRAILDALRKGQTEFACSTLARHVGWIGKRKPTSKNADLRETYEIPG; encoded by the coding sequence ATGACCAAAGAGACCGATGAAACCATTTCCGACCGGATTGCGCGCATTCTCGCGGATCGGATCATATCGGGCGCGATACGGCCCGGCGCGCGGTTGCGGCAGGATCATGTCGCAGCAGAGTTCGGCGCCAGCCACGTGCCGGTGCGCGAGGCTTTTCGCGCACTGCAGAAGCAGGGGCTGGCGGAGAGCGAGCCCTGGCGTGGGTTCCGCGTCACCGAATTCGATATCGCCGAATTGCGCGAGGTCGCCGAGATGCGGGCAAGCCTGGAATCGCTCGCCCTGCGTCATGCCGCGCCAAACCTGACGCGGGCAATTCTCGATGAGGCGGAAGAGGTTACCCGGCACGGCGATCGCGCCGGCAATGTCCGCGACTGGGAGGCCGCGAACCGCAGATTTCATTATCTGATCCTCACACCGTGCCACATGCCGCGCCTGCTGCGCACGATCGACGACCTGCAGGCGGCGAGCGCGCGCTTCCTGTTTGCCGCTTGGCGCAGCGACTGGGAGGCACGCACAGACCACGACCACCGTGCCATCCTCGATGCCCTGCGGAAGGGCCAGACCGAATTTGCCTGTTCGACCCTGGCACGCCATGTCGGCTGGATCGGCAAGCGCAAGCCGACATCAAAAAATGCCGATCTCAGAGAGACTTATGAGATTCCTGGATAA
- a CDS encoding tyrosine-type recombinase/integrase, whose amino-acid sequence MLTDAALKCLRPKAKMYKVSDRDGMYVRVAPSGAISFRLDYRLNGRRETVYLGRYARDGISLARARELCIDARRAIAEGRSPAIEKQREKRRIKEAKSFGQFGEKWLTNATMADSTRAMRRSIFERELMPVWRNRLLTEITPDDLRAHCGKIVERGAPATAIHVRDILKQIYSYAILHGEKVVNPADDVGPASIATFTPKDRALSPAEIRIMFKQLEHVATLPTIRLGMKLFLLTMVRKSELQDAVWDEIDFDNAVWTIPKERMKRSKPHNVYLCRQTLDIMIALKTCSGNSRYLLPSRYDADAPMSRATFNRITYAVVAQAKKEGLPLEPFTVHDLRRTGSTLLNELGFNSDWIEKCLAHEDGRSSRGVYNKAEYEVQRRHMMQQWADTVDAWIDGRKYAPTLLPQAMPLMELDPAL is encoded by the coding sequence ATGTTGACCGATGCAGCACTTAAGTGTTTGAGACCAAAAGCCAAAATGTACAAGGTATCCGATCGTGACGGCATGTATGTGCGCGTCGCGCCATCGGGTGCCATCTCGTTCAGGCTCGACTATCGGCTGAACGGCAGGCGAGAGACCGTCTATCTCGGTAGGTATGCCCGTGACGGAATATCGCTCGCCAGGGCTCGCGAGCTATGCATCGACGCACGGCGCGCAATTGCCGAGGGGCGGTCTCCTGCCATTGAGAAGCAGCGGGAGAAGCGCCGGATCAAGGAAGCGAAGAGCTTCGGTCAGTTCGGCGAGAAGTGGCTGACGAACGCAACCATGGCCGACAGCACGCGCGCGATGCGGCGCTCCATCTTCGAACGCGAACTGATGCCCGTCTGGCGCAATCGTCTTCTGACGGAGATCACACCTGATGACCTGCGTGCCCACTGCGGCAAGATCGTCGAACGAGGTGCGCCTGCAACGGCTATCCATGTGCGGGATATCCTGAAGCAGATCTACAGCTATGCAATTCTGCACGGCGAAAAGGTCGTTAATCCGGCCGATGACGTCGGTCCGGCCTCAATCGCCACCTTTACGCCGAAAGACCGCGCATTGTCGCCCGCCGAGATCCGCATCATGTTCAAGCAACTCGAGCATGTCGCGACGCTGCCAACGATCCGCCTCGGTATGAAGCTCTTCCTCCTGACCATGGTCCGAAAGAGCGAGTTGCAGGACGCGGTGTGGGACGAGATCGATTTCGACAACGCTGTCTGGACGATACCAAAGGAGCGCATGAAGCGGTCGAAGCCGCACAACGTCTACCTGTGCCGACAGACGTTGGACATCATGATCGCGCTCAAGACCTGCTCCGGCAACTCCCGATATCTTTTGCCGTCCCGGTACGACGCTGATGCTCCCATGTCTCGCGCGACCTTTAACCGTATCACCTACGCTGTCGTCGCACAGGCCAAGAAGGAGGGGTTGCCGCTGGAGCCGTTCACCGTGCACGATCTGCGGCGCACCGGGTCGACGCTGCTAAACGAATTGGGCTTTAACAGCGATTGGATCGAAAAGTGCTTGGCGCACGAGGACGGGCGCTCATCGCGCGGCGTTTATAACAAGGCCGAGTATGAAGTGCAGCGCCGGCATATGATGCAGCAGTGGGCGGATACTGTGGATGCCTGGATCGATGGCCGGAAGTATGCTCCCACGCTTTTGCCGCAAGCTATGCCCTTGATGGAGCTTGATCCTGCCCTTTGA